In the genome of Triticum urartu cultivar G1812 chromosome 5, Tu2.1, whole genome shotgun sequence, one region contains:
- the LOC125555934 gene encoding NAC domain-containing protein 45-like, giving the protein MVESVAATPSEEQGRGGGLSLPPGFRFHPTDEEIITSYLLRKFLDPSFVSRAVGEVDLNSCEPRDLPGKANMGEKEWYFFVHKDLKYPTGSRANRATKEGYWKATGKDREIFKPRARELVGMKKTLVFYRGRAPRGAKSEWVMHEFRLEGKSRGQTMNNPKDEWVVCKVFNKKGEAKAARAADVDAEYSAVTTPNASSVVDAGEGAGDFTDSMFTIDPLCYIPNSDEYTSNQPPAKTTTSTTTNSAAPPYNADYYYPSVPTTAGSFNLMSNYSLTNATSNAQTSTAMASSVPATSGSSWQHMLMNTAPHGGMMGRRSYDVNLHEQQAIMMRALGGVVGAQNFGEPAKGLQLPSSAVTAGSVPPQPGKLGSYDDGEFPYGNYDLASAAMSGRPAAANNLGPRFY; this is encoded by the exons ATGGTGGAGAGCGTGGCAGCAACGCCGTCGGAGGAGCAAGGCCGCGGCGGCGGCCTGTCGCTGCCTCCGGGGTTCAGGTTCCACCCCACCGACGAGGAGATCATCACGAGCTACCTCCTGCGCAAGTTCCTCGACCCTAGCTTCGTCTCCCGCGCCGTCGGCGAGGTCGACCTCAACAGCTGCGAGCCGCGAGATCTCCCAG GCAAGGCCAACATGGGGGAGAAGGAGTGGTACTTCTTTGTGCACAAGGACCTCAAGTACCCCACCGGGAGCCGGGCCAACCGCGCCACCAAGGAGGGCTACTGGAAGGCCACCGGCAAGGACAGGGAGATCTTCAAGCCCCGCGCCCGCGAGCTCGTCGGGATGAAGAAGACGCTCGTGTTCTACAGGGGCCGCGCGCCCCGCGGCGCCAAGTCTGAGTGGGTCATGCACGAGTTCCGCCTCGAAGGCAAGTCCAGAGGCCAAACCATGAACAATCCCAAG GACGAATGGGTGGTGTGCAAGGTGTTCAACAAGAAGGGGGAGGCCAAGGCGGCGAGGGCCGCCGACGTGGACGCCGAGTACTCCGCCGTGACGACGCCGAACGCTAGCTCGGTCGTCGACGCCGGCGAGGGCGCCGGAGACTTCACCGACTCCATGTTCACGATCGACCCGCTCTGCTACATCCCCAACTCCGACGAGTACACAAGCAACCAGCCGCCGGCCAAGACGACGACGTCCACCACCACCAACAGTGCGGCGCCGCCGTACAACGCGGACTACTACTACCCGTCCGTTCCTACTACAGCTGGAAGCTTCAACCTCATGTCTAACTACAGCTTGACCAACGCCACAAGCAACGCGCAAACGTCCACCGCCATGGCCAGCTCAGTCCCGGCAACAAGCGGCTCCTCCTGGCAGCACATGCTTATGAATACGGCGCCGCATGGCGGGATGATGGGAAGAAGAAGCTACGACGTCAACCTCCATGAGCAGCAGGCGATCATGATGAGAGCCCTAGGTGGTGTCGTTGGCGCCCAAAACTTCGGTGAGCCGGCAAAGGGTCTGCAGTTGCCGAGCTCCGCGGTGACCGCCGGCAGTGTTCCGCCTCAGCCGGGCAAGCTCGGGAGCTACGACGACGGTGAATTTCCCTATGGGAATTATGATCTTGCTTCTGCCGCTATGAGTGGACGCCCAGCTGCTGCTAATAATCTTGGTCCTAGGTTTTACTGA
- the LOC125508756 gene encoding NAC domain-containing protein 1-like, which translates to MPMGSSSAAMPALPPGFRFHPTDEELIVHYLGRQAASMPSPVPIIAEVNIYKCNPWDLPGKALFGENEWYFFSPRDRKYPNGARPNRAAGSGYWKATGTDKAILSTPANESIGVKKALVFYRGKPPKGVKTDWIMHEYRLTAADNRTTKRRGSSMRLDDWVLCRIHKKCNNLHNFSSSDQEQEHEQESSTTVEDSHNNHTVSSPKSEAFDGDGDDQLQLQQFRPMAIAKSCSLTDLLNTVDYAALSHLLLDGAGAGASSSDAGADYQLPPENPLIYSQPPWQQTLHYNNNNNGYVNIDTIDVPQIPEARVDDYGMNGDRYNGMKRKRSSGSLYCSQLQLPADQYSGMLIHPFLSQQLHM; encoded by the exons GAGCTCATCGTCCACTACCTCGGCAGGCAGGCCGCGTCCATGCCCAGCCCCGTGCCCATCATCGCCGAGGTCAACATCTACAAGTGCAACCCATGGGACCTCCCCG GCAAGGCCTTGTTCGGGGAGAATGAGTGGTACTTCTTCAGCCCCCGGGATCGCAAGTACCCCAACGGCGCGCGCCCCAACCGCGCCGCCGGGTCCGGGTACTGGAAGGCCACCGGCACCGACAAGGCCATCCTGTCCACGCCGGCCAACGAGAGCATCGGCGTTAAGAAGGCGCTCGTCTTCTACCGGGGCAAGCCGCCCAAGGGCGTCAAGACCGACTGGATCATGCACGAGTACCGCCTCACCGCCGCCGACAACCGGACCACCAAGCGCAGAGGATCCTCCATGAGG CTGGATGACTGGGTGCTGTGTAGGATCCACAAGAAGTGCAACAACTTGCACAACTTCTCCTCCTCTGACCAGGAACAGGAGCACGAGCAGGAGAGCTCCACCACCGTGGAGGACTCGCACAACAACCACACCGTGTCGTCGCCCAAGTCGGAGGCCttcgacggcgacggcgacgaccaGCTGCAGCTGCAGCAGTTCCGCCCCATGGCGATCGCCAAGTCGTGCTCCCTCACCGACCTGCTCAACACCGTCGACTACGCCGCGCTCTCGCACCTCCTCCTCgacggcgccggcgccggcgcctcGTCGTCGGACGCCGGAGCAGACTACCAGCTGCCGCCGGAAAACCCGCTCATCTACTCGCAGCCTCCATGGCAACAAACGCTACACTATAATAACAATAACAACGGCTACGTGAACATCGACACCATCGACGTGCCTCAGATACCCGAGGCCCGTGTAGATGACTACGGCATGAATGGCGATAGGTACAAcggcatgaagaggaagaggtcCAGCGGCAGCTTGTACTGCAGCCAGCTGCAGCTCCCGGCGGATCAGTACAGCGGCATGCTGATCCATCCGTTCCTCAGCCAGCAGCTGCACATGTGA
- the LOC125508757 gene encoding uncharacterized protein LOC125508757 — MAAVWMALAVMLVAAAQVAVAAPVMAPAFLWAPKNYGLSPNEAKEVVHYQTISPKSLADSVLEEGGWSNLVCSKDGPQKNVDVAVLFLGSKLQSSDISKDKQVDPALADILKLSFSSSEFSMAFPYVAMSDDEALENSLLSGFTENCEDGSGGNHITYTDMCTASSESVKKHLNMDSVQDLVKSRMGNNQPTELIVFCSGGFKDNAKSEGQLLLDLVSVLDKSGAKYTVLYASQPYGLLENPSDLPLARYLAEKTNTTKPVLEKCDGECQLKSTLLEGVFVGVVLLIILISGLCCMMGIDTPSRFEAPQD; from the exons ATGGCGGCGGTCTGGATGGCGTTGGCGGTGATGCTGGTCGCTGCTGCTCAGGTGGCGGTGGCTGCCCCGGTGATGGCGCCGGCCTTCCTCTGGGCGCCCAAGAACTACGG ACTTAGTCCCAATGAGGCTAAAGAAGTAGTCCACTATCAGACAATCTCCCCAAAGAGTTTAGCTGATTCTGTTCTCGAGGAAGGTGGCTGGTCAAACTTGGTG TGTTCAAAGGATGGTCCTCAAAAGAATGTTGATGTTGCAGTTCTTTTTCTTGGATCAAAG CTACAATCATCAGACATCTCTAAAGATAAACAGGTCGATCCTGCTTTAGCGGACATACTAAAG CTGTCCTTCTCAAGCTCCGAGTTTTCCATGGCATTCCCTTATGTTGCCATGTCAGACGACGAAGCACTAGAGAACTCATTGCTATCTGGATTTACTGAGAATTGCGAGGATGGTTCTGGAGGAAATCATATCACTTACACAGACATGTGTACTGCAAGCAGTGAAAGTGTGAAGAAACATCTGAACATGGATTCTGTTCAA GACTTGGTGAAGTCACGGATGGGAAACAACCAACCAACTGAGCTAATCGTCTTCTGTAGCGGTGGTTTCAAGGACAATGCAAAATCAGAAG GGCAGTTGCTTTTGGATCTGGTTTCTGTTCTTGACAAGTCTGGGGCTAAATACACAGTTCTTTACGCATCTCAACCCTATGGTTTGCTGGAGAATCCTTCGGACCTGCCATTAGCCAGGTATCTTGCAGAGAAGACCAATACAACTAAACCTGTCCTAGAGAAATGCGATGGAGAATGCCAATTAAAATCAACTCTCCTGGAAGGAGTTTTTGTG GGTGTGGTGCTGCTTATCATCTTGATATCAGGACTTTGCTGCATGATGGGGATCGATACCCCGTCAAGGTTTGAGGCTCCCCAGGATTAA